From a region of the Tenggerimyces flavus genome:
- a CDS encoding class I SAM-dependent methyltransferase produces the protein MAYTALDSDPDPALVRQLTFVPFRNDGLCCAIPTSTSVTLPTGAVLRGEHWILDSSLRIPLETAAFRMQRVVPIGSAPLDDGLHVYAWLEGAAPYRGERPHAAIDPVVLTAEDLAAKLADPLLSRVVLDAARSYRNEDDAAYYANNLRLLEPAYLREPTAEGGSGMAGSPEKWRAHREHIVDGIDRDGTLLDIGCANGLLMETIQTWAGERGIAIEPYGVDLAEGLVELARKRYPAWADRIEVGNAIDYVPSNGRRFTFVHTLVDCVPEHRRMDLIRHVVDDLLEPGGRLLVSQYGALAGVDRTARERLEDAGYAVAGESQATAWSDPD, from the coding sequence ATGGCGTACACCGCACTCGACAGTGACCCCGATCCCGCTCTCGTCCGCCAACTGACCTTCGTCCCGTTCCGCAACGACGGGCTGTGCTGTGCCATCCCCACCTCCACGTCGGTGACACTTCCGACCGGTGCGGTGTTGCGGGGCGAGCACTGGATTCTCGATTCCAGCCTGCGCATCCCGTTGGAGACCGCCGCGTTCCGGATGCAGCGCGTCGTGCCGATCGGCTCGGCGCCGCTCGACGACGGGCTGCATGTCTACGCCTGGCTGGAAGGTGCGGCCCCGTACCGCGGCGAACGTCCGCACGCCGCCATCGACCCGGTGGTCCTGACCGCGGAGGACCTCGCGGCCAAGCTGGCCGACCCGTTGCTGTCGCGGGTGGTGCTGGACGCGGCGCGTTCGTACCGGAACGAGGACGACGCCGCCTACTACGCGAACAACCTGCGGCTGCTCGAGCCCGCGTACCTGCGCGAGCCCACGGCCGAGGGCGGATCCGGGATGGCCGGCTCGCCGGAGAAGTGGCGAGCGCATCGCGAACACATCGTCGACGGCATCGACCGGGACGGGACGCTGCTCGACATCGGCTGTGCCAACGGCTTGCTGATGGAGACCATCCAGACCTGGGCCGGCGAACGGGGCATCGCGATCGAGCCGTACGGCGTGGACCTCGCCGAGGGTCTCGTCGAGCTCGCCCGCAAGCGCTATCCCGCGTGGGCGGACCGGATCGAGGTCGGCAACGCGATCGACTACGTGCCGTCGAACGGGCGGCGGTTCACGTTCGTCCACACCCTGGTGGACTGCGTTCCGGAACACCGCCGGATGGACCTGATCCGCCACGTCGTCGACGACCTGCTCGAGCCGGGTGGGCGGCTGCTGGTGAGCCAGTACGGCGCGCTGGCCGGCGTCGACCGGACCGCGCGCGAGCGGCTGGAGGACGCGGGGTACGCCGTCGCGGGGGAGTCCCAGGCGACGGCTTGGTCGGACCCGGACTGA
- a CDS encoding N-acetylmuramoyl-L-alanine amidase has protein sequence MIRTRRFLAIGASAALIAAAFASAVPASATGPDPKTRQEQYAKAAEQYGVPQDVLLAVSYLESRWDTNAGNPSTSAGFGPMHLTDYTAAGVGGDHHGEGIEDPRGDARRPLVATKANVKTEHEPLAKETLDQAAELTGRTVQDLRSKPAANIAGGAALLADFQQQLGRPLSADPAQWYGAVAKYSGATDQQSAKAFADQVYDVLADGATRTTDDGQRVTLAATRVTPDRSGLGKLGLRTTTGAEAECPKSLACEWMPAPFGQFGDPVDYGNHDKSNRPETAAIKYIVIHDTEITYASTVNGVVNIANNASWHYSVRAQDGHIAQHIKAKDVGWHAGNWYINGRSIGIEHEGYAARGTWYTEAMYRKSAQLVRYLAKRYDIPLDREHIIGHDNVIGPLNANLPLTHWDPGPYWDWARYFTLMGAPFHRIARSSNGGMVTINPDFDKNRPAYTNCEDNPGPPSEGGVNIPCGDWGSSALWLRTEPREDAPLLKDIGRNPPDGTSTTKVSDHGSRVSAGTRFAIADRSGDWVAVWYLGQKGWLKNPRKAPTVEWASGFVVTPKAGKESVPLYGRPYPEAAAYPPGVPVQSVTPLMYNLPAGQRYPYAFTVPSEYFWSEFDTSKNVYVRGKDTYYQLQWGHRIAYVKSTDVDVVPSGPRW, from the coding sequence GTGATCAGAACGAGAAGGTTTCTCGCGATCGGCGCCTCGGCAGCCCTGATCGCCGCCGCGTTCGCCAGCGCGGTGCCGGCCTCCGCGACGGGGCCGGATCCGAAGACCCGGCAGGAGCAGTACGCGAAGGCGGCCGAGCAGTACGGAGTGCCGCAGGACGTCCTGCTCGCGGTCTCGTACCTCGAGTCGCGCTGGGACACCAACGCCGGCAACCCGTCCACCAGCGCCGGCTTCGGCCCGATGCACCTCACCGACTACACCGCGGCCGGCGTCGGCGGCGACCACCACGGCGAGGGCATCGAGGACCCGCGAGGCGATGCCCGCCGCCCGCTCGTCGCGACGAAGGCCAACGTCAAGACCGAACACGAGCCGCTCGCGAAGGAGACGCTCGACCAGGCCGCCGAGCTGACCGGACGGACCGTGCAGGACCTCCGGTCCAAGCCAGCGGCGAACATCGCCGGCGGCGCCGCGCTGCTCGCCGACTTCCAGCAGCAGCTCGGTCGACCGCTCTCCGCCGACCCGGCGCAGTGGTACGGCGCGGTCGCGAAGTACAGCGGCGCGACGGATCAGCAGTCTGCCAAGGCATTCGCGGACCAGGTGTACGACGTGCTCGCCGACGGCGCGACCCGTACGACGGACGATGGTCAGCGCGTCACGCTCGCCGCGACGCGGGTGACGCCGGACAGAAGCGGGCTGGGCAAGCTGGGCTTGCGCACGACTACCGGCGCGGAGGCCGAGTGTCCGAAGAGCCTCGCGTGTGAGTGGATGCCGGCTCCGTTCGGACAGTTCGGCGACCCGGTCGACTACGGCAACCACGACAAGAGCAACCGGCCCGAGACCGCGGCGATCAAGTACATCGTCATCCACGACACGGAGATCACGTACGCCTCGACCGTCAACGGGGTCGTGAACATCGCCAACAACGCCTCGTGGCACTACTCGGTGCGCGCGCAGGACGGTCACATCGCACAGCACATCAAGGCCAAGGACGTCGGCTGGCACGCCGGCAACTGGTACATCAACGGTCGCTCGATCGGCATCGAGCACGAGGGTTACGCGGCGCGCGGCACCTGGTACACCGAGGCGATGTACCGCAAGTCCGCGCAGCTGGTGCGGTATCTCGCGAAGCGGTACGACATCCCGCTCGACCGCGAGCACATCATCGGCCACGACAACGTGATCGGGCCGTTGAACGCGAACCTGCCGCTCACCCACTGGGATCCGGGTCCGTACTGGGACTGGGCGCGCTACTTCACGCTGATGGGTGCGCCGTTCCATCGGATCGCGCGGTCCTCGAACGGCGGCATGGTGACGATCAACCCGGACTTCGACAAGAACCGTCCGGCATACACCAACTGTGAGGACAACCCCGGCCCGCCGAGCGAGGGTGGCGTCAACATTCCCTGTGGTGACTGGGGATCGTCCGCGCTGTGGCTGCGTACGGAGCCGCGCGAGGACGCCCCACTGCTGAAGGACATCGGCCGCAACCCGCCCGACGGCACCAGCACGACGAAGGTCAGCGACCACGGCAGTCGGGTCTCCGCCGGAACGAGGTTCGCGATCGCCGACCGTAGTGGTGACTGGGTCGCGGTCTGGTACCTCGGCCAGAAGGGTTGGCTGAAGAACCCGCGCAAGGCGCCGACCGTGGAGTGGGCATCCGGGTTCGTCGTCACGCCGAAGGCGGGCAAGGAGTCCGTTCCTCTCTACGGGCGGCCGTACCCGGAGGCGGCGGCGTACCCGCCGGGCGTTCCGGTGCAGTCGGTGACTCCATTGATGTACAACCTGCCTGCTGGGCAGCGTTATCCGTACGCCTTCACCGTTCCGAGTGAGTACTTCTGGTCCGAGTTCGACACGAGCAAGAACGTGTACGTCCGCGGGAAGGACACGTACTACCAGCTCCAGTGGGGACACCGGATCGCTTACGTGAAGTCGACCGACGTGGATGTGGTGCCGTCAGGCCCGCGCTGGTAG